A DNA window from Rhizobium sp. NXC14 contains the following coding sequences:
- a CDS encoding TRAP transporter small permease subunit produces MSTLLAASRLIDSISRIMGKLSEYMVLFCCLISAGNAIVRYTFNYSSNGWLEIQWYLFAFVVMLGASHALRNNEHVRVDLIYGAVSDKAKIWIDIVGLILFLIPVCVFLTWLCWPFFALSYRQGEISANAGGLIRWPVKLILVAGFALLSLQGVSELIKRIAALTGQISIDTKYEKPLQ; encoded by the coding sequence ATGTCGACACTTTTGGCGGCAAGCCGGCTGATTGATTCGATCAGTCGGATCATGGGCAAACTTTCCGAATATATGGTCCTGTTCTGCTGTCTCATCAGCGCCGGTAATGCCATCGTTCGCTACACCTTCAACTACAGTTCGAACGGCTGGCTTGAGATCCAGTGGTACCTCTTTGCCTTCGTCGTCATGCTCGGCGCCTCGCATGCTCTGCGCAACAATGAGCACGTTCGTGTCGATCTGATTTATGGCGCAGTGTCCGACAAGGCGAAGATCTGGATCGACATTGTCGGCCTCATCCTGTTCCTCATCCCCGTCTGCGTCTTCCTCACCTGGCTCTGCTGGCCCTTCTTCGCGCTTTCCTACCGGCAGGGGGAAATATCGGCCAATGCCGGCGGGCTGATCCGCTGGCCCGTAAAGCTGATCCTCGTCGCCGGCTTCGCGCTGCTTTCCCTTCAGGGCGTTTCCGAGCTGATCAAGCGGATCGCAGCGCTGACCGGCCAAATCAGCATCGACACCAAATACGAAAAGCCACTGCAGTAG
- a CDS encoding TRAP transporter large permease subunit produces the protein MFDFGIIPPAMFLGMVIFMLYGFPVAFSLAAVGLFFGIIGIVTGHFSEAFLQALPLRFFGIVSNDLLLAIPFFTFMGAILERCGLAEDLLEGTGKLFGGVPGGLAYAVILVGAVLGAITGTVAASVITMGVISLPIMLRYGYSPRLATGVIAASGTITQVIPPSLVLVVLADQLGRSVGDMYLGAIGPSILQVTIFVLFILVMSIIQPKSMPPLPKEVRGDFNWALLAKVLMGMVPSIVLIFLVLGTIFMGLATPTEAGALGVVGAMALAAMNRRLTWPLIREAMTSTTHITSMVVMILVGSTCFSLVFQGMDGSRWIEHMLSGIPGGPVGFLIFVNIFIFVLAFFLDFFEIAFIVIPMLAPVASSLGIDLIWFGVLICVNMQTSFMHPPFGFALFYLRSIASKDVKTSDIYMGALPWVGMQIILVAIVIFWPQSVTYWLDHGPKVDPNSIKIEVPGFGGQLGLPPVGGGGNGSPQIPGLTLPPLNGLPGAPPAPAK, from the coding sequence TTGTTTGATTTCGGCATCATTCCGCCGGCCATGTTCCTGGGCATGGTCATCTTCATGCTCTACGGCTTTCCGGTCGCCTTTTCACTCGCTGCCGTCGGCCTGTTCTTCGGCATCATCGGCATCGTCACCGGCCATTTCAGCGAAGCCTTTCTGCAAGCGCTGCCGCTGCGCTTTTTCGGCATCGTCTCCAACGACCTCTTGCTCGCCATTCCCTTCTTCACCTTCATGGGAGCGATATTGGAACGCTGCGGCCTTGCCGAGGATCTGCTCGAAGGCACCGGCAAGCTCTTCGGCGGCGTTCCCGGCGGCCTCGCCTATGCCGTCATCCTCGTCGGCGCCGTGCTCGGCGCCATCACCGGCACGGTAGCCGCCTCCGTCATTACCATGGGGGTGATCTCGCTGCCGATCATGCTGCGCTACGGCTACAGCCCGCGCCTTGCCACCGGCGTCATCGCCGCTTCTGGCACCATCACCCAGGTGATCCCGCCCTCGCTCGTGCTCGTCGTTCTCGCCGACCAGCTTGGCAGATCGGTCGGCGACATGTATCTCGGCGCGATCGGCCCCTCGATCCTGCAGGTGACGATTTTCGTGCTCTTCATCCTGGTGATGTCGATCATCCAGCCGAAATCGATGCCGCCGCTGCCGAAAGAGGTGCGCGGCGACTTCAACTGGGCGCTTTTGGCGAAAGTGCTGATGGGCATGGTGCCCTCAATCGTGCTGATCTTCCTCGTGCTCGGTACGATTTTTATGGGCCTTGCGACACCGACGGAAGCCGGCGCGCTCGGCGTCGTCGGCGCCATGGCGCTGGCAGCCATGAACCGCCGTCTCACCTGGCCGCTAATCCGCGAAGCAATGACATCGACCACGCATATTACATCAATGGTGGTGATGATCCTGGTCGGCTCCACCTGCTTCAGCCTGGTCTTCCAGGGCATGGATGGTTCGCGGTGGATCGAGCACATGCTGTCGGGCATTCCCGGCGGGCCGGTCGGTTTCCTGATCTTCGTCAACATCTTCATCTTCGTGCTGGCTTTCTTTCTCGATTTCTTCGAGATCGCTTTCATCGTCATTCCAATGCTCGCGCCCGTTGCCTCCAGCCTTGGGATCGACCTGATCTGGTTCGGCGTCCTGATCTGCGTCAACATGCAGACCAGCTTCATGCATCCGCCTTTCGGCTTCGCGCTGTTCTACCTCCGCTCGATCGCCAGCAAGGACGTCAAGACCTCCGATATCTACATGGGCGCCCTGCCCTGGGTCGGCATGCAGATTATTCTGGTTGCGATCGTGATCTTCTGGCCGCAATCGGTCACCTACTGGCTTGACCATGGCCCCAAGGTCGATCCGAACTCGATCAAGATCGAAGTGCCGGGATTTGGCGGCCAGCTCGGCCTGCCGCCGGTGGGCGGCGGCGGCAACGGCTCGCCGCAGATACCGGGCCTCACCCTGCCGCCGCTGAACGGCCTGCCGGGAGCCCCGCCCGCGCCTGCCAAATAG
- a CDS encoding TRAP transporter substrate-binding protein: MDRRSFFKKAGTASAGAVAATALAAPAIAQENPKIAWRMTSSFPKSLDTIYGGAEDIAKHVAAATDGNFTIQPFAAGEVVPGLQAVDAVAAGTVEAAHTTSYYFVGKDPAYAFGTAIPFGLNSRLTNAWFYQGNGNTLMNEFYATQGMYALPAGNTGAQMGGWFRKEINTLDDLKGVKMRIAGLAGRIMEKVGVVPQQIAGGDIYPALEKGTIDAAEFVGPYDDLKLGFHKVAKYYYYPGWWEGGPTVHAFFNLDKWSNLPKHYQAALTDACAFANTNMLAKYDMKNPTALKQLVAEGATLRPFSQEIMEACFQAAMGIYGEISANNQYFKKIYEDQTAFKRDAYLWMQLSEYTFDTFMMIQQRAGKL; encoded by the coding sequence ATGGATCGTCGTTCGTTTTTCAAGAAGGCGGGAACCGCCAGTGCCGGCGCGGTTGCGGCAACGGCGCTGGCGGCGCCTGCGATCGCGCAAGAGAATCCGAAGATCGCTTGGCGCATGACGTCTTCGTTTCCGAAGAGCCTGGATACGATCTATGGCGGTGCCGAAGACATCGCCAAGCATGTTGCCGCTGCGACCGACGGCAATTTCACCATCCAGCCTTTCGCGGCCGGTGAAGTCGTGCCGGGCCTGCAGGCTGTCGATGCGGTGGCCGCCGGTACGGTCGAGGCAGCCCACACCACCTCCTATTATTTCGTCGGCAAGGATCCGGCCTATGCCTTCGGAACAGCCATCCCGTTTGGATTGAACAGCCGCCTGACCAACGCCTGGTTCTACCAAGGCAATGGCAATACGCTGATGAACGAGTTCTACGCCACGCAGGGCATGTATGCCCTGCCGGCCGGCAATACCGGCGCACAGATGGGCGGCTGGTTCCGCAAGGAAATCAACACGCTTGACGATCTGAAGGGCGTGAAGATGCGCATTGCCGGCCTTGCCGGACGCATCATGGAGAAGGTCGGCGTCGTCCCACAGCAGATCGCCGGCGGCGACATCTACCCGGCGCTCGAAAAGGGCACGATCGATGCGGCGGAATTCGTCGGCCCCTATGACGACCTGAAGCTCGGCTTCCACAAGGTGGCGAAGTACTACTATTACCCGGGCTGGTGGGAAGGCGGCCCGACGGTGCACGCCTTCTTCAATCTGGATAAATGGAGCAACCTGCCGAAGCACTATCAGGCAGCGCTCACCGACGCCTGCGCCTTCGCCAACACCAACATGCTGGCGAAATACGACATGAAAAACCCGACGGCGCTGAAACAACTCGTTGCCGAGGGTGCGACGTTGCGCCCGTTCAGCCAGGAGATCATGGAAGCCTGCTTCCAGGCGGCAATGGGCATCTACGGCGAAATCTCGGCCAATAACCAGTATTTCAAGAAGATCTACGAGGATCAGACCGCCTTCAAGCGCGACGCCTATCTGTGGATGCAGCTCTCGGAATACACCTTCGATACGTTCATGATGATCCAGCAGCGGGCCGGGAAGCTTTAG
- a CDS encoding gamma-glutamyl-gamma-aminobutyrate hydrolase family protein, whose translation MTKPIVAIPADIRSFDGATWHAVQHQYVGAALNAAGVMAFVIPAFEAGYDPDAVLDRVDGLLVSGSASNVHPSLYGAKATDRDGPFDPARDGTSLPLIRRAIDRAIPLLAICRGIQELNVALGGSLASEIHEQPGIWDHRRPEGVDRDGMYAIRQTVHVKEGSCIAGILGSGDIRVNSLHRQAIARTAPRLQVEAIAEDGTVEAVSVIDAKAFAVGVQWHPEYWAETDKASNKLFAAFGDAVRNYAGGKRPVITAPATA comes from the coding sequence ATGACGAAACCAATCGTTGCCATTCCTGCCGATATCCGCAGCTTCGACGGCGCGACCTGGCATGCCGTGCAGCATCAATATGTCGGTGCCGCATTGAATGCGGCCGGCGTCATGGCCTTCGTGATCCCCGCCTTCGAGGCAGGCTACGATCCCGACGCGGTGCTCGACCGCGTCGATGGTCTGCTGGTATCAGGCTCGGCCAGCAATGTGCATCCCTCGCTCTATGGCGCCAAGGCGACTGACAGGGACGGCCCCTTCGACCCCGCCCGCGACGGCACCAGTTTGCCGCTGATCCGCCGCGCCATCGACCGTGCCATCCCGCTGCTTGCCATCTGCCGCGGCATTCAGGAACTGAATGTCGCTCTCGGCGGCTCGCTGGCAAGCGAGATCCATGAGCAGCCCGGCATCTGGGATCATCGCCGGCCGGAAGGGGTCGACCGTGACGGCATGTATGCCATCCGCCAGACCGTCCATGTCAAGGAAGGCTCCTGCATAGCAGGCATTCTCGGTTCAGGCGATATCCGCGTGAATTCGCTGCATCGCCAGGCTATCGCCAGAACCGCACCGCGCCTGCAGGTGGAAGCCATCGCCGAAGACGGCACCGTGGAAGCCGTTTCCGTCATCGATGCCAAGGCCTTCGCCGTCGGCGTGCAATGGCACCCGGAATATTGGGCCGAAACCGACAAGGCGTCGAACAAGCTGTTTGCCGCCTTCGGCGACGCCGTCCGCAACTACGCCGGCGGCAAACGTCCGGTTATCACGGCACCGGCGACCGCCTAG
- a CDS encoding 2-hydroxyacid dehydrogenase: MSRIAILVPGKIHERVLERLKDRFEIIAVAREEKLALDSETAGRIRGVAVSGAFPGAWMDQLPGVEVIASFGVGYDGMDVKRAVEKGIVVTNTPDVLNDEVADTAIGLLLNTIRELPRAEAWLRARNWKPGTAYPLSRFSLKGRHVGLYGLGRIGLEIAKRLEPFKVKISYHTRSRHAEAPYDYHPTLKGLAEAVDTLIAIVPKTPQTHKTIDADVLAALGPDGVLVNVGRGWTVDEEALSAALASGALGAAGLDVFYEEPSVPSGLLEPANAVLLPHVASASVPTRMAMADLVADNLIAWFEKGAALTPVPETPQKIQRG; the protein is encoded by the coding sequence ATGTCCCGCATCGCCATTCTCGTTCCTGGGAAGATACACGAGCGTGTTCTCGAAAGGCTGAAGGATCGTTTTGAGATCATTGCTGTCGCCCGCGAGGAAAAGCTGGCGCTCGACAGCGAGACCGCCGGCCGCATCCGCGGCGTTGCCGTCTCCGGCGCTTTTCCCGGCGCCTGGATGGACCAGTTGCCTGGTGTCGAAGTGATCGCCAGTTTCGGGGTCGGTTATGACGGCATGGATGTGAAGCGTGCAGTCGAAAAGGGCATCGTCGTCACCAATACGCCAGACGTTTTGAACGACGAGGTTGCCGATACGGCGATCGGCCTGCTCCTGAACACGATCCGCGAGCTGCCGCGGGCCGAGGCCTGGCTGCGTGCCCGCAATTGGAAGCCGGGCACGGCTTATCCGCTGTCACGTTTCTCGCTCAAGGGCCGCCATGTCGGGCTCTACGGCCTTGGCCGCATCGGGCTCGAGATCGCCAAGCGGCTGGAACCGTTCAAGGTGAAGATCAGTTATCACACGCGTTCGCGCCATGCGGAGGCGCCCTACGATTATCACCCGACGTTGAAGGGATTGGCGGAGGCGGTGGACACGCTGATCGCCATCGTTCCGAAGACGCCGCAGACGCATAAGACGATCGACGCCGATGTCCTGGCCGCTCTCGGTCCGGATGGGGTTCTCGTCAATGTCGGCCGCGGCTGGACCGTCGACGAAGAGGCGCTGAGTGCCGCCCTCGCCTCAGGCGCGCTCGGTGCGGCCGGCCTCGACGTCTTCTACGAAGAGCCGAGCGTGCCGTCCGGCCTCCTGGAACCGGCCAATGCGGTGCTGCTGCCGCACGTTGCCTCGGCCTCCGTGCCCACGCGCATGGCGATGGCCGATCTGGTTGCCGACAATCTCATCGCCTGGTTCGAGAAGGGGGCAGCGCTGACGCCGGTGCCGGAGACGCCGCAAAAAATTCAGCGCGGCTGA
- a CDS encoding LacI family DNA-binding transcriptional regulator: MVQKIKLSTIAETLGISTATVSLALRDSPLVAGNTREKIKEQARALGYIYNRRAASLRTSRSGIIGVVVHDIMNPFYGEILKAIESELDRSRHTFILSNHYDNVEKQRTFIETLLQLGGDGVIMSPAIGTPPEDLQLAEENGMPAILVARSMDGLELPTYRGDDSYGISLATNHLIGLGHRSIAMIGGTDQTSTGRDRYQGYVNALRKAGIEVDPNLRIPGPRSKQGGFEAAVHFLSLPQKPTAAVCWNDLVAIGLMNGIARAGLVPGRDISVTGYDDLEEASIATPALTTVWNGQTEVGRLAARALLDRLAGSHEPDGMHLIKPEMRIRQSTSPHRPRA; encoded by the coding sequence GTGGTCCAGAAGATCAAGCTATCGACAATCGCCGAAACGCTCGGCATTTCAACAGCGACCGTATCGCTCGCCTTGCGCGACAGCCCGCTGGTGGCCGGTAATACGCGGGAGAAGATCAAGGAGCAGGCGCGCGCGCTTGGCTATATCTACAACCGGCGTGCCGCCAGCCTGCGCACCTCACGCTCGGGCATCATCGGTGTCGTCGTGCACGACATCATGAACCCTTTCTACGGCGAAATCCTGAAGGCGATCGAAAGCGAGCTCGACCGCAGCCGCCATACCTTCATTCTCTCCAATCATTATGACAATGTCGAAAAGCAGCGCACCTTCATCGAGACGCTTCTGCAGCTCGGCGGCGACGGCGTCATCATGTCGCCGGCGATCGGTACGCCGCCGGAAGATCTGCAGTTGGCGGAAGAGAACGGCATGCCGGCGATCCTCGTCGCCCGCTCGATGGACGGTCTGGAGCTGCCGACCTATCGCGGTGACGACAGCTATGGCATCTCGCTCGCCACCAATCACCTGATCGGTCTCGGTCACCGCTCGATCGCCATGATCGGCGGTACGGACCAGACATCCACCGGCCGCGACCGCTACCAGGGCTATGTCAACGCCCTGCGCAAGGCGGGCATCGAAGTCGATCCGAATCTGCGCATTCCCGGGCCCCGCTCGAAGCAGGGCGGTTTCGAGGCGGCGGTGCATTTCCTCTCGCTGCCGCAGAAGCCGACGGCGGCGGTCTGCTGGAACGATCTCGTCGCGATCGGCCTGATGAACGGCATTGCCCGCGCCGGTCTGGTGCCGGGGCGCGATATTTCCGTCACGGGTTATGACGATCTCGAGGAAGCCTCGATCGCCACGCCGGCGTTGACGACCGTCTGGAACGGCCAGACCGAAGTCGGCCGTCTGGCTGCGCGCGCACTTCTCGATCGTCTTGCCGGCAGCCACGAACCTGACGGCATGCATCTCATCAAGCCGGAAATGCGCATCCGCCAGTCGACCAGCCCCCATCGGCCCCGCGCCTGA
- a CDS encoding MarR family winged helix-turn-helix transcriptional regulator, producing MGKKHKDGKKSKSKKKDQTEYTLVDLSPALTQAARSMRTVLSRNLFESGLYAGQDGVILSLAESDGMTAGGLAQKLGVKAPTMTRTIGRMEAQGFLERKPDAEDARLTKVYLTALGRDSVRAIEMAASACDRLATQEFSEKEIRNLVRLLKAIDANLQTEAHGIEEPEED from the coding sequence ATGGGAAAGAAGCATAAGGACGGCAAGAAGAGCAAGTCCAAGAAGAAGGACCAGACGGAGTACACGCTCGTCGATCTTTCTCCGGCGCTCACCCAGGCGGCCCGTTCGATGCGCACGGTGCTCTCGCGCAACCTGTTCGAAAGCGGTCTCTATGCCGGCCAGGACGGCGTCATTCTCTCGCTTGCCGAGAGCGACGGCATGACAGCGGGCGGCCTTGCGCAAAAGCTCGGGGTCAAGGCGCCGACGATGACGCGGACGATCGGCCGCATGGAGGCGCAGGGCTTTCTCGAGCGCAAGCCCGATGCCGAGGATGCGCGCCTCACCAAGGTCTATCTCACTGCGCTCGGCCGTGACAGCGTGCGGGCGATCGAAATGGCGGCCTCGGCCTGTGACCGACTGGCGACGCAGGAGTTTTCAGAAAAGGAAATCCGCAATCTGGTTCGCCTGCTGAAGGCGATCGACGCCAATCTGCAGACCGAAGCGCATGGTATCGAAGAACCGGAAGAAGACTGA
- a CDS encoding creatininase family protein produces the protein MMTPSPRFDDSGSVRASGAGRPIALLPLGAHEQHGPHLPFETDTLIADGIAGRLKKALPAGLSVTFLPTESVGYSVEHMDVEGTKTLAFDEAVNRWLGIAERLAKRDIRKFVMLNAHGGNSPLISVVATEARVRFAMLAVATSWTRFGLPDGVIAPEEKAIGIHGGDIETSVMLALHPDKVDMAKAEDFSSRQTEFATRFKHLRAYGQHAFGWKMSDINEQGVAGNAAAATAEKGEALIAHAVKGLVELLEDVDAFDVGELR, from the coding sequence ATGATGACGCCTTCGCCCCGCTTCGACGACAGCGGCTCGGTCCGTGCCTCCGGCGCAGGCCGCCCGATCGCCCTGCTGCCGCTCGGTGCCCATGAGCAGCATGGCCCTCACCTGCCCTTCGAAACCGACACGCTAATTGCCGACGGCATCGCCGGAAGATTGAAGAAGGCCCTGCCCGCCGGACTGTCGGTAACCTTCCTGCCCACCGAATCGGTCGGCTATTCCGTAGAACATATGGATGTTGAAGGAACGAAGACGCTCGCCTTCGACGAAGCGGTCAACCGCTGGCTCGGCATTGCCGAAAGGCTGGCGAAGAGAGACATTCGCAAATTCGTTATGCTGAACGCCCATGGCGGCAACTCGCCTCTGATATCGGTCGTCGCGACCGAGGCGCGGGTCCGCTTTGCCATGCTGGCGGTGGCGACGAGCTGGACCCGCTTCGGCCTGCCGGATGGCGTGATTGCGCCGGAGGAAAAGGCGATCGGCATCCATGGCGGCGATATCGAGACCTCGGTCATGCTGGCGCTTCACCCCGACAAGGTAGACATGGCAAAGGCTGAGGATTTTTCCTCGCGGCAGACGGAATTCGCCACCCGCTTCAAGCACCTGCGCGCCTACGGCCAGCATGCCTTCGGCTGGAAGATGTCGGACATCAACGAACAAGGCGTGGCTGGCAATGCCGCGGCTGCGACGGCCGAAAAGGGCGAGGCGTTGATTGCCCATGCGGTGAAGGGGCTGGTGGAACTTTTGGAGGATGTCGATGCATTCGACGTCGGCGAACTCCGTTGA
- a CDS encoding GTP-binding protein, whose translation MTDAISTQKPIPVTVLTGYLGAGKTTLLNRILSENHGKKYAVIVNEFGEIGIDNDLIVESDEEIYEMNNGCVCCTVRGDLIRVVEGLMRRPGRFDGIIVETTGLADPVPVAQTFFMDDDVRAKTELDAVIALVDAKHLPLRLKDSREAEDQIAFADVVVINKSDLVTPDELDVIEDIVRAINPAARVYKTSRSGVDLARVLDQGAFNLERALENDPHFLEHGHDDHVCGPDCDHDHHHHDHDHDHHHDHQRHDHHHGAMSAIHDVTVQSVSLRGGQMNPERFFPWIQKITQMQGPNILRLKGIIAFKDDPQRYVVQGVHMIIEGDHQRPWKEGEKHESRLVFIGRDLDREKLEASFKACEAAA comes from the coding sequence ATGACCGACGCGATCTCCACCCAGAAGCCTATTCCCGTCACCGTGCTCACCGGTTATCTCGGTGCCGGCAAGACGACCTTGCTCAACCGCATCCTCTCCGAAAACCATGGCAAGAAATATGCGGTCATCGTCAACGAGTTCGGCGAAATCGGCATCGATAACGACCTGATCGTCGAATCGGATGAAGAAATCTACGAGATGAACAATGGCTGCGTCTGTTGCACGGTGCGCGGCGACCTGATCCGCGTCGTCGAAGGCCTGATGCGCCGCCCCGGCCGTTTCGACGGCATCATCGTCGAGACGACGGGCCTTGCCGATCCGGTACCCGTCGCTCAGACTTTCTTCATGGACGACGACGTGCGCGCCAAGACCGAGCTCGACGCCGTCATCGCGCTTGTCGACGCCAAGCACCTGCCGCTGCGCCTGAAGGACAGCCGCGAGGCCGAGGACCAGATCGCCTTCGCCGACGTCGTCGTCATCAACAAGAGCGACCTCGTCACCCCGGACGAACTTGATGTGATCGAAGACATCGTCCGCGCCATCAACCCGGCCGCCCGCGTCTACAAGACCAGCCGCTCCGGCGTCGACCTCGCCCGCGTGCTCGATCAGGGCGCCTTCAACCTGGAACGCGCACTCGAAAACGATCCGCATTTCCTGGAGCACGGCCATGACGACCACGTCTGCGGCCCGGATTGCGATCACGACCACCATCATCATGATCATGATCACGATCATCACCATGATCACCAGCGGCACGATCATCATCATGGCGCCATGTCGGCGATCCACGATGTGACGGTGCAGTCGGTGTCGCTGCGCGGCGGCCAGATGAACCCCGAACGCTTCTTCCCCTGGATCCAGAAGATCACCCAGATGCAGGGCCCGAACATTCTTCGCCTCAAGGGCATCATCGCCTTCAAGGACGATCCCCAGCGTTACGTCGTCCAGGGCGTGCACATGATCATCGAAGGCGATCACCAGCGTCCGTGGAAGGAGGGCGAGAAGCATGAAAGCCGTCTCGTTTTCATCGGCCGCGATCTTGACCGCGAAAAACTCGAGGCTTCCTTCAAGGCCTGCGAGGCAGCTGCCTGA
- a CDS encoding WD40 repeat domain-containing protein encodes MPTVAPLDLDGHVLAVEFLGDVPFFANANGTFHRLDGGERVSEAHQGMLTAIRDPYSGSLISGGEDGKVLRIAADGSVCELATAPRKWISQVAAGPQGAIAYSYGKSSLVRLADGTTKEFAEERTVEAIAFAPKGLRIAAARYNGVSLHWVGMSAKPVDLEWKGAHTGVTFSPDGNFLVTSMQENALHGWKLDSKPGTEARHMRMTGYPAKVKSLSWSVKGKWLASSGAPAAIVWPFQGKDGPMGKAPLELGTRANIMATSVKFHPLEDILAIGFVDGMILAVRVADNKEALLRRPGKGAITAMSWSANGKLLAFASEAGDCGVIDISA; translated from the coding sequence ATGCCGACAGTTGCACCGCTTGATCTCGACGGCCACGTTCTGGCCGTCGAATTTTTAGGTGATGTTCCCTTCTTCGCAAACGCAAACGGCACGTTTCACCGGCTGGACGGCGGCGAGAGGGTTTCAGAAGCCCATCAGGGCATGCTCACCGCGATCCGCGATCCCTATAGCGGCAGCCTGATCTCGGGCGGCGAGGACGGCAAAGTCCTGCGCATCGCGGCGGACGGCAGCGTCTGCGAACTCGCGACCGCGCCGCGCAAATGGATCTCGCAGGTCGCGGCCGGCCCCCAAGGCGCCATCGCCTATTCCTACGGCAAAAGTTCGCTCGTGCGCCTTGCCGACGGCACGACCAAGGAATTCGCAGAGGAGCGCACGGTCGAAGCCATCGCCTTCGCGCCGAAGGGTCTGCGCATCGCCGCCGCCCGTTACAACGGCGTGTCGCTCCACTGGGTCGGCATGAGCGCCAAACCGGTCGATCTCGAATGGAAAGGCGCGCATACCGGCGTGACCTTCTCGCCGGATGGCAACTTTCTCGTCACCTCGATGCAGGAAAACGCGCTGCACGGCTGGAAGCTCGACAGCAAGCCCGGCACCGAGGCCCGGCACATGCGCATGACGGGCTATCCCGCCAAGGTGAAATCCCTCTCCTGGTCGGTCAAGGGCAAATGGCTCGCCTCGTCGGGGGCGCCGGCAGCCATCGTCTGGCCTTTCCAAGGCAAGGACGGGCCGATGGGCAAGGCACCGCTGGAGCTCGGCACCCGCGCCAATATCATGGCGACCTCAGTGAAGTTCCATCCGCTGGAGGATATCCTCGCCATCGGCTTCGTCGACGGCATGATCCTCGCTGTACGCGTTGCCGACAACAAGGAAGCGCTGCTGCGCCGCCCCGGCAAAGGCGCGATCACGGCGATGAGCTGGAGCGCAAACGGCAAGCTGCTCGCCTTCGCCTCGGAAGCCGGCGATTGCGGCGTCATCGATATCTCGGCTTGA
- a CDS encoding GNAT family N-acetyltransferase, which translates to MDDASKEAELVTLGAGHMRAAAEIRREALRQRLPWLPILHTPEEEEQYWRMHLLRDCTILGAATANRLIGVIAFGDDWIEQLYVLPDFQGVGIGSLLLGRAKQEMEDIRLWTFRRNTGARAFYERHGFIAGEETDGADNEEKEPDVLYYWRRLPDRLEDHAC; encoded by the coding sequence ATGGACGACGCTTCGAAGGAAGCTGAACTCGTGACACTCGGCGCCGGGCACATGCGTGCGGCGGCAGAAATCAGGCGCGAGGCGCTCCGGCAGCGCCTGCCCTGGCTGCCCATCCTGCACACGCCTGAGGAAGAAGAGCAGTATTGGCGCATGCATCTGCTGCGCGACTGCACGATTCTCGGCGCGGCCACGGCAAACAGGCTGATCGGTGTCATCGCCTTTGGCGACGACTGGATAGAGCAGCTCTATGTTCTGCCCGATTTCCAGGGCGTCGGCATCGGCTCCCTCCTCCTCGGCCGCGCCAAGCAGGAGATGGAGGATATCCGGCTTTGGACTTTCCGGCGCAATACGGGCGCACGCGCGTTCTATGAGCGACATGGCTTCATCGCCGGCGAAGAGACCGACGGCGCAGACAATGAGGAAAAAGAGCCTGACGTGCTCTATTATTGGCGCCGTCTTCCGGACCGGTTAGAAGATCACGCTTGCTAA